AAGGTTTACAACATGTTGACAACGACAGGGTCAGCCATTACATTCTGTGGAGCTGAAACGAAGCAAATGTGAAAGGAAATTTAGACATGGCGCAGAGAGATTATTACGAAGTACTGGGACTCAAGAAAGGCGCCTCGGCCGACGAAATCAAGCGGGCCTACCGCAAACTCGCGGTCAAGTATCACCCGGACAAGAACCCGGGCGACAAGCAGGCCGAAGAGCGCTTCAAGGAGATCAACGAGGCGTACGCGGTCCTGTCCGACCCGAAAAAGAAAGAGCAGTTCGACCAGTTCGGCTCCACCGATTTCCACCAGCGCTTCTCGCAGGAGGATATCTTCAGGAACTTCAACGTCGACGACATGTTCCGCGACCAGGGGTTCGGGACCGATGACATCTTCTCCCGCATCTTCGGCGACGCCATGCGGCGCCAGCGCGGCGGCGGTCGCGGCCGTCCCATGGCCGCCAAGGGAGAGGACTTCTCTATGGAGATCCAGGTCACCTTCCGGGATGCCTACGATGGGGCCGAAAAAAGGGTGGCCTTCATGCGCGACGGCGCCCGCGAAGAGCTGTCGGTCAAGATCCCCGCAGGGATCGAGAGCGGCGCGCGGCTTCGGGTGGCAGGGCGTGGCGCACCGGGGCGTATGGGCGGACCGGCCGGCGACCTCTACCTCTCGGTGACGGTGGGGACCGACGCCCTGTTCCAGCGCGAGGGCGCCGACATCGTGCTCAACCACGAGGTGCGCTTCTCCCAGGCGGTGCTCGGTGGCAACATCGAGGTGCCGACCATGGAGGGGACCAAGAGGCTCAAGATCCCCGCCGGTATCCAGTCCGGCACCAAGGTGCGCCTGAAGGGGCTGGGGTTCCCGGTGCTCGGGGCGCAGACACGCGGCGACATGTACGTGAGGATCGCGGTGCACGTGCCGGAAAAACTGACGACGCGTCAGCGCGAACTGGTGGAGCAGTTGGCGGCCGAAGGGCTCTAACTTCTTTAACAACGACAGCGGGCCGTAGATAAAAAAAATCCCCCTCGCCGGTGACGGTGAGGGGGATTTTTTTTCGGAAGTAGGGCGCCTAGGGCTGCTTTATGTCGATGCTGGCGGCGTTGCGCAAGTCCTTGACCCACTGGTTGAAGCGGTCCTCGGATTTTTTCCGGTACAGCTGCTCCTCGATGGACTCCTTCACTTCCGTGAAGGGACGCCCTTTCTCCTGGCTTTTTTCTTCCAGCTTGATGATGTGCAGCCCGGCCGGGCTTGCCACCAGCGAGCTTACCTCGCCGGGTTTCATTGCGGCAACGGTGTTGCCGATCTCGGCGAGCATGTCGCTTTTCTTGAAGGTGCCCAGGTCGCCGCCATTCTTGGCCGCTGCAGGGTCCTGCGAGTACTTCTTGGCAAGATCGACGAAATTCTCTCCACTGCGCGCTTTGGCCAGCACTTCTTCGGCGAGCTTGCGGGTCTTGGCGGTCTGCTCTGCGCTTCCGTTCGGGTCCAACTTGAAGAAAATATGGCGGGCGTGGAAGGTCTCGCTGCCGCCGTAATCGGCGCGGTGCGCTTCGTAGTACTCACTTATCTCGCGCTCGCCTACCTGGATCTTGGACCGCACCTCCTGGCTCATGAGCCGCATGCGTTCCAACTGCTCCTTGAGCTGCACCTTGTACTGCAAGACGGTGAGCCCCTGGCCGGCCAGCGCCTGCTCCAGCGCTTCCTGGGTCAGGTTGTTCTGCTTCTTGACATCTTCGATGGCCAAGCGCACGTCCTCGTCGCTGACTTTGATGTCGAGTTCGCGGATCTTCTGTTCAACCAGCTTGCGGTCCACCAGACGATTCAGGGCCGTGCTCCTCGTCGCGGTCCTTTCAGGCACGGGGAGCTTTTCGGCTTCCTTCTGCAACTGTGTGTACTCCTTGTCGACGTCGGCGGTGGTGATCACCTCGTCGTTGACGATGGCGGCAATGCTGCTGATCGGTTTGGTGGTGGCAAAGCTCGGAGTGACTGCGAGGAGGGCCAGCATGCTGCAGGCCGTGATGATCTTGACCATGTTGCTCTCTCTGTGGGCCGCCAGGGCGGCGCTTGTGCAAAAACGGCCGGGACTAGCCCGGCCGTCTTTCTGTTTCTGTTACTGCCTGAATGATTGTGCCTACTTGGCCTTTGCCGGCTGGGCTGCCTCGCCCGGCTGGGCTGCGCCCCCCTTCGGGCCGTCGTTGCCGAGTTCCTTCAGGGCGTCTTCCTTGACGGTAATCTTAGCCTGCTTCTTCAGGTCGTCCTTGAGCGCCTTGAAGATCTCCTGCTGCTTGGCAGGTGCCAGGGCCGCCTTGATCTCGTCCTTCACCTCGTCCAGGGAGCGGACGCCGGCCGGACGGGAACCGGTCTTCTTGATGATGTGGTAGCCGAACTGGGTCTTCACGATCCCGGAGGTCTCGCCGTCTTTAAGACCGAAAGCAACTTTCTCGAAGTCGGGGATCATGGAGCCTTTGCTGAACCAGCCGAGATCGCCACCTTTGGCGGCCGCGCCGTCAATGGAGTTCTTCTTGGCGAGATCCTCGAAGCTCGCACCGCCTTTCAGCTGCTTCTCAATCTCCTTGGCCTGTACCTCGGACTTGACCAGGATGTGGCTGGCCCTGATCTGTGCGTCGCTTTTGAACTTGTCCTTGTTCTTGTTGTAGTAGTCCTGCATATCGGTGTCACTGACCTTGGCGGACTCCTCGATCTTCTTCTTGAGGAAAGCCTCGACGATGACGCGCCTTTTCAGGTCCTCGAGCTTGGCAGCCACTTCCGGGCTCTTGTCGATGCCGTCCTTGGCGGCCTGCTGCAGGATCAGTTCGCGCACCACCATGGTGTCGACCATTTCCTTCTTTCCTTCCGGGGTCTCGGTCATCGGCTTGAGCTGGGGCGGCAGGGCAGCCTGCTCCTTGTAGAAGTCCTTGTCGGTGATGCTGGCGCCGTTCACCTCGGCGATGACGATTCCCTTACCCGGGCCTTCCTGTTTCGCCTCGGTGGCACCCTCCTGCTTTTTGCAGCCGGTGACGGCGACGCTGAGTGCGATGAAAAGTATTGCGGCGGTTTTGCTGAAGTGCACGATTGGCTCCTTTTGTTATTAGCGTAAATTTATTCCAATCCGGGAGACGCTAGCATATCAGACTAGGCATTTCAAGACATTTCTGGCTTCCGCCAGCACCCCGTCGAACGAGCCGTCGGCGACCCGTACGTACAACCGGAAGTCCGGTGTAAACCTGTATTTTCCCTTCTCTTTCCGCAGCAGACCGGTGATGGCGTCCGGTGACACCGGCGTCCTCTCGTGGAAGGCGAGCGAGAGCTCGTTGCCGGAGAACTCGATCTCCTTCACCAGGAGCCGTTTCAGGGCGACGCGCAGGCGCATAACCTCCAGGAGATAGAGCGCCGCGACCGGTAGTGGCCCGAAGCGATCGGCCAACTCTTCGCGGATGTCGTCCACCTCCGCCTCGTCGGCGGGCTGGGTGAGCTTCTTGTAGATGAGCAGGCGCTGGTTCGGGTCCCGGACGTAATCCTCCGGGATGAAAGCCGGCACCTTGAGCTTGATCTCCGGCTCCACCCGCTCGGGAAGCGCCTCTCCCTTGAGTGTGCGCACCGCCTCGTCGAGGAGCTCGGTGTAGAGTTCGAAGCCGACCGCCGCGATGTCGCCGCTTTGGCGTGCCCCCAACAGGTCCCCGGCACCGCGGATCTCGAGGTCGTGGGTGGCGATACGGAAGCCCGCCCCGAGTTCGGTCAGCTCCTGGATGATCTTCAGCCGCTCGCGGGCATCGGAGGAGATGGATCCTTCCCCTGGGATCAGCAGGTAGGCGTAGGCGCGGGTCTTGGAGCGGCCGACCCTGCCGCGCAGCTGGTAGAGCTGGGACAAACCGAAGGTGTCGGCACGGTTTACGATGAGCGTGTTGGCGGTGGGTATGTCCAGGCCGCTCTCGATGATGGTGGTGCACAAAAGGAGGTTCGCTTCGCCGTGCATGAAGGAGAGCATGACCTGCTCCAGTTCCTTCTCCGCCATCTGTCCGTGCCCCACGGCGATCTTCGCCTCCGGGACGATGCGCCTGAGCTCGTCAGCCATGGCGCCGATGGACTGCACCCGGTTGTGCACGAAGAAGACCTGGCCGCCGCGCCTGAGCTCCCTGAGCACCGCCTCGCGGATCAGTTCGTCGGACGAGCGGGAGACGAAGGTCTTGATGGCGAGCCGGTCCACCGGCGGCGTGTCGATGATGGAGAGGTCCCGGATCCCCATGAGCGACATGTACAGGGTGCGCGGGATCGGGGTCGCGGTCAGGGTGAGGATGTCCACCACGGCCCGGAACTGCTTGAGCCTTTCTTTGTGGGCCACGCCGAAGCGCTGCTCCTCGTCCACGATCAACAGCCCCAGGTCCTTGAAGACCACGTCCTTTTGCAGCAGGCGATGGGTGCCGATCACGATGTCGACCTCTCCCTTCTTCACCCCCTCGAGGATCTGTTTTTGTTGCTGTGGGGTGCGGAAGCGGGACAGCATCTCGACCCGTACCGGGTAATCCTTGAGGCGGGCCGCGAAGCTCTCGGCATGCTGCTGGGCGAGCACCGTGGTGGGGACCAGGATCGCCACCTGCTTGCCGTCCAGGGTTGCCTTGAAGGCGGCGCGCATGGCCACCTCGGTTTTTCCGTAGCCGACGTCGCCGCAGACCAGGCGGTCCATGGGGCGCGGGCTCTCCATATCGGCGATGACCTGATCGATGGCGGCGGCCTGGTCGGGGGTTTCCTCGAAGGCGAAGGATGCCTCGAAGGCGCGGTACATGTCGTCGGCCGGGGCGAAGCGGTACCCCTCCTGGACCTCGCGGGCGGCGTGGATCTTCAACAGTTCCGCCGCCATCTCCTGGATCTCGGCGCGGGCCTTGGCCTTGGCCTTTTCCCAACCGGCGCCCCCCAGGCGGTCCAGCCGCGGCTCGATCCCCTCGGCGCCCACGTAGCGTTGCACCAGGTTGATGCGGTCCACCGGGAGGTAGAGTTTGTCGCCACCGGCGTACTCGAGGAGTAGGAAATCCCCCTCCATGCCGGTGAGGCTTAAGTGCTGCAGCCCCCGGTACAGGGCGACGCCGAAGTCGATGTGCACCATGTGGTCGCCCGGCTTCAACTCGGCGAGCGAAGTGAGGAGCTGCTTTTTGCGCGCCTCGGACAGGCCGCGCCGCTTTACCCTCTTGCCGAAGATCTCCTCCTCGGCGATCACCACCAGGCGCTCTTCTTCCAGGCGGAAGCCGCGGGAAATCTCCCCAATCAGGATCTCGACCCGACCTGCGGGGCGGGCGGAAGCGGTAAGGAACGAGTCCTGGGAGTGCTCTAGGGGGAGGCGGTAGTGCGAGAGGAGCTCGTAGAGCCTGCGCGCCTGCCCGGCCTGGTGGCAGGGGATCAGCACGCGGTTCCCCGCCGCGATCCAGGTCACCATCTTTTCGGTCAGGGGGGCCAGCACGCGCTCCCCTTCCGGGTTGGTGTCCAGCTTCAGGTCCTGGTTGCCCGAGCAGGCGACCCGGAGTTTCTCGCCCCCTTCCCCCTCGATTTCCAGGCGGGGGAACTCGAGGCGGCGCCCGCCGGCGAGGGCGGTTTCCAGGTCCCGCGCCGAGAGGTAGAGCTCGGCGGGGTCGCAGACGATGGCGTCACGCAATTCGGCCCGTTTGGCGGCGCTGTCCAGGTCCTCCCCGAAGCGTTGCAGCGCGTCGGCGATGGCGTCGGGATCGACCAGGACGCGGACCGCGTCCGCGCCGACGTAGTCGAGGATGGTCTCCAGCTGCGGGTGGAACAGGGGCTGCAGGAACTCAACCCCGGGGGGGTAGATGGCGTGTTGCAGCTGCTCCAGGAGTTCGCGGCGCCGGTCGGCACCGATGCCCAGATGGTCGCAGCGGCGCTTGAGCCGCGGGGCCAGGTCCTTCACCACCTGCTCGGAGAGGATCACCTCGCGGGAGGGGAGCAGCACCAGCTCGTCGATCGGTTCCAGCGAGCGCTGGGAGACCGGGTCGAAGAGGCGCATGGTCTCGACGGTATCGCCGAAGAACTCGATACGCACCGGCTGCTCCCGGTCGGGGGGGAAGATGTCCAGGATGCCGCCGCGCACCGAGAAGGTGCCCCGGTCCTCGACCAGGGGGACGTGGGAATAGCCCAGCTTGACCAGCTTCTCGACCAGCCCGTCGCGCTCCAGCTCCTCGCCGGCCACCAGGTACTGGCACACCCCGCCCAAGGTCCCGCGTGGTATCACGCGCTGCAGGGCGCTCGCCACCGGGAGCACCACCGCCCGGGCATTCACGTCCAAGAGGCGCACCAAGGCGTTCAGGCGCTCCCCGACCAGGTCCGGGTGTGGCGAAGCGGCCTCGAAAGGGGTTACGTCCCAGGCAGGAAACGGGAGCACTGCTTCCGGGCGGGCGGTGAAGAAGCGCAGCTCGCGTGCGATCTCGTCGGCGCTCTCCTGGTCGGCAGTGAGCACCACCAGCGGGGGGGCACCGTTATCGGCAAGTCGCGACAGCAGGTAGGCCGGCGCCGATCCCTCCAGCCCGGTAACACTCACCTGGCAGGTGGGGGCAGTCAGTTTCTCGTTGAGCCGTTTCAGGTACTGCGCTTGGGGCATGGTCATCGTGTAGGGGCGGGGCCTTTCGCTTTGGTGGGTGGAACTCTTTAGCACCGGTTGAGCATAGCAAAAACGGGGCCGATTATCCAGACACTTGGCAGACAAGCTTTTTCTTTCGACCCCAAATAAAAGTAAAGAAAAAACGGGAGCCGCCGAAGAGGTTTTTGAAGCCAAAGGAGAACCAGCTGTGAGCAGCTTAATTAAAGGTGAGCTTATGAAACAAGAAGATGTCCTCCACTCCGACGTGATCAATTACTTCACCACGGAGTTTGCTGCACTAGAGGAACGCCTCAAATCGGGCCGGCTGGAAGACTACCGCGAACGCGTGCTGGTTAGCCGCAAGATCTCCGAGGCCGTGCACCTGCTCTCCCCCTACGTTCGCAGCGACCCCCGCGCCAGGCACCTGGTGAAGAACGCCGAGGCGCTCAGGAAAGAGCTCCTCTCGGTGCGCTCCATCATCGCCAAGCAGCTCCTGCAAAAAGACAAGCAGTCCCTCCTGCAGGCCATCCTCATGCGTAAAAAAGGGCGCCGGCCCGATGAGCTGGCCGGTTGACCGCAGCGCACTGGTGCCGGGTCCGGCCCACCGTTGCTGCTTAGGTGGCCGGCATTTTACGTCCCCCTGAAGAATTCGCTTTACAATTAATCCGGCGTGTATTATATATCTGCTCCTTGTTGTGGAGAGATGTCCGAGTGGTTGAAGGAGCACGCCTGGAAAGCGTGTGTACGTTAATAGCGTACCGAGGGTTCGAATCCCTCTCTCTCCGCCATACTTATATTTACCCTTTGCGGATAGACCTGATAGCTGGGTCCCGCGCAACGGAAGGTTATGAACCCCGTCAGGTCCGGAAGGAAGCAGCGGCAGTAACCGCCCCCGTGTGCCGCGGGGTAGCCCAGCTATCAGCTCTTTCCGCAACCCCCCGCCCGCCCCACGCCCCGCACGAACAATGAACCACGTGAAGCCATAGAGGTACGCCGCCTTGTCCTATCTTGTTCTTGCTAGAAAATGGCGCCCCCAGACCTTCAGCGACTTGGTCGGCCAGGAGCACGTCAGCCAGACCCTCAAAAACGCCATTGACGGCGGCAGGGTAGCGCACGCCTTTCTCTTCACCGGCGCCCGCGGCGTAGGCAAGACCAGTTCCGCGCGCATCCTCGCCAAGGCCCTAAACTGCGAGAGCGGCCTGACCGTCGAGCCCTGCAATACCTGTTCTACCTGTCTGGAGATCACCGACGGCAACTCGGTGGACGTCTTCGAGATCGACGGTGCCTCCAATACCGGTGTCGACGACATCCGCGAACTGCGGGACAACATCAAGTACCTCCCCTCGCGCTCGCGCTACAAGATCTTCATCATCGACGAAGTGCACATGCTCACCACCAACGCCTTCAACGCGCTGTTGAAGACGCTGGAGGAGCCGCCGCCGCACGTCAAGTTCATCTTCGCCACCACCGAACCGCACAAGGTCCCCATCACCATCCTGTCGCGGTGCCAGCGCTTCGACTTCAAGAGGATCGCACTGCCGCGCATCGTCTCCAGGCTGCGCTACATCGTGGACCAGGAAGGGGTGCAGGTCTCGGACGAGGCTCTCTCGGTCGTGGCTCGCAAGGGCGACGGCAGTATGCGCGACTCTCTTTCCACGCTTGACCAGGTGCTCGCCTTCTGCGGCAACAACGTCTCCGACACCGACGTCGCCGCCCTCTTGGGCGTGGTGGATCGGCGCCTGATCATGGACGGCTGCAAAGCCGTGCTACAGGCGAACGTCAAGGGGGCGCTGGAGATCGTGGCCCAGGTGGATTCCTTCGGTTACAGCATGCGCCAGTTCTGCCAGGAGCTGATCAACCAGTTCCGCAGCATCGCCATCCTCAAGGCGGTGGGGGAGCCGGGCGACCTGTTGGAGCTCTCCGACGCTGAACTCGCCGACCTGACCGCGCTGGGCGCCCAGGCCTCGGTGCAGGACCTGCAGCGCCACCTGGCCATCCTGCTCAAGGCCGAGGCCGAGATGGCGCACGCTGGTTTCCCGCGCCTGATCCTGGAGATGGCGCTGATCAGGATGGCGAGCCTCGCTCCCGCCATCCCGGTGCAGGAACTGCTGGCGCGCCTGGACGCCATGGAAAAGGGCGGGCCGCTGCCGCCGCGCGGCGAGGTCCCGCGCCAGTCCGCCCCCGCGCCGCGTCCGGCACAGCCGCAGGCGCCACCCCAGCCGCACGCCGCACCCGCCCGTCCCGCAGCGGCTCCCGTTGCGTC
This window of the Geomonas agri genome carries:
- a CDS encoding DnaJ C-terminal domain-containing protein, encoding MAQRDYYEVLGLKKGASADEIKRAYRKLAVKYHPDKNPGDKQAEERFKEINEAYAVLSDPKKKEQFDQFGSTDFHQRFSQEDIFRNFNVDDMFRDQGFGTDDIFSRIFGDAMRRQRGGGRGRPMAAKGEDFSMEIQVTFRDAYDGAEKRVAFMRDGAREELSVKIPAGIESGARLRVAGRGAPGRMGGPAGDLYLSVTVGTDALFQREGADIVLNHEVRFSQAVLGGNIEVPTMEGTKRLKIPAGIQSGTKVRLKGLGFPVLGAQTRGDMYVRIAVHVPEKLTTRQRELVEQLAAEGL
- a CDS encoding peptidylprolyl isomerase, producing the protein MAAHRESNMVKIITACSMLALLAVTPSFATTKPISSIAAIVNDEVITTADVDKEYTQLQKEAEKLPVPERTATRSTALNRLVDRKLVEQKIRELDIKVSDEDVRLAIEDVKKQNNLTQEALEQALAGQGLTVLQYKVQLKEQLERMRLMSQEVRSKIQVGEREISEYYEAHRADYGGSETFHARHIFFKLDPNGSAEQTAKTRKLAEEVLAKARSGENFVDLAKKYSQDPAAAKNGGDLGTFKKSDMLAEIGNTVAAMKPGEVSSLVASPAGLHIIKLEEKSQEKGRPFTEVKESIEEQLYRKKSEDRFNQWVKDLRNAASIDIKQP
- a CDS encoding peptidylprolyl isomerase; this translates as MHFSKTAAILFIALSVAVTGCKKQEGATEAKQEGPGKGIVIAEVNGASITDKDFYKEQAALPPQLKPMTETPEGKKEMVDTMVVRELILQQAAKDGIDKSPEVAAKLEDLKRRVIVEAFLKKKIEESAKVSDTDMQDYYNKNKDKFKSDAQIRASHILVKSEVQAKEIEKQLKGGASFEDLAKKNSIDGAAAKGGDLGWFSKGSMIPDFEKVAFGLKDGETSGIVKTQFGYHIIKKTGSRPAGVRSLDEVKDEIKAALAPAKQQEIFKALKDDLKKQAKITVKEDALKELGNDGPKGGAAQPGEAAQPAKAK
- the mfd gene encoding transcription-repair coupling factor is translated as MTMPQAQYLKRLNEKLTAPTCQVSVTGLEGSAPAYLLSRLADNGAPPLVVLTADQESADEIARELRFFTARPEAVLPFPAWDVTPFEAASPHPDLVGERLNALVRLLDVNARAVVLPVASALQRVIPRGTLGGVCQYLVAGEELERDGLVEKLVKLGYSHVPLVEDRGTFSVRGGILDIFPPDREQPVRIEFFGDTVETMRLFDPVSQRSLEPIDELVLLPSREVILSEQVVKDLAPRLKRRCDHLGIGADRRRELLEQLQHAIYPPGVEFLQPLFHPQLETILDYVGADAVRVLVDPDAIADALQRFGEDLDSAAKRAELRDAIVCDPAELYLSARDLETALAGGRRLEFPRLEIEGEGGEKLRVACSGNQDLKLDTNPEGERVLAPLTEKMVTWIAAGNRVLIPCHQAGQARRLYELLSHYRLPLEHSQDSFLTASARPAGRVEILIGEISRGFRLEEERLVVIAEEEIFGKRVKRRGLSEARKKQLLTSLAELKPGDHMVHIDFGVALYRGLQHLSLTGMEGDFLLLEYAGGDKLYLPVDRINLVQRYVGAEGIEPRLDRLGGAGWEKAKAKARAEIQEMAAELLKIHAAREVQEGYRFAPADDMYRAFEASFAFEETPDQAAAIDQVIADMESPRPMDRLVCGDVGYGKTEVAMRAAFKATLDGKQVAILVPTTVLAQQHAESFAARLKDYPVRVEMLSRFRTPQQQKQILEGVKKGEVDIVIGTHRLLQKDVVFKDLGLLIVDEEQRFGVAHKERLKQFRAVVDILTLTATPIPRTLYMSLMGIRDLSIIDTPPVDRLAIKTFVSRSSDELIREAVLRELRRGGQVFFVHNRVQSIGAMADELRRIVPEAKIAVGHGQMAEKELEQVMLSFMHGEANLLLCTTIIESGLDIPTANTLIVNRADTFGLSQLYQLRGRVGRSKTRAYAYLLIPGEGSISSDARERLKIIQELTELGAGFRIATHDLEIRGAGDLLGARQSGDIAAVGFELYTELLDEAVRTLKGEALPERVEPEIKLKVPAFIPEDYVRDPNQRLLIYKKLTQPADEAEVDDIREELADRFGPLPVAALYLLEVMRLRVALKRLLVKEIEFSGNELSLAFHERTPVSPDAITGLLRKEKGKYRFTPDFRLYVRVADGSFDGVLAEARNVLKCLV
- the dnaX gene encoding DNA polymerase III subunit gamma/tau, producing the protein MSYLVLARKWRPQTFSDLVGQEHVSQTLKNAIDGGRVAHAFLFTGARGVGKTSSARILAKALNCESGLTVEPCNTCSTCLEITDGNSVDVFEIDGASNTGVDDIRELRDNIKYLPSRSRYKIFIIDEVHMLTTNAFNALLKTLEEPPPHVKFIFATTEPHKVPITILSRCQRFDFKRIALPRIVSRLRYIVDQEGVQVSDEALSVVARKGDGSMRDSLSTLDQVLAFCGNNVSDTDVAALLGVVDRRLIMDGCKAVLQANVKGALEIVAQVDSFGYSMRQFCQELINQFRSIAILKAVGEPGDLLELSDAELADLTALGAQASVQDLQRHLAILLKAEAEMAHAGFPRLILEMALIRMASLAPAIPVQELLARLDAMEKGGPLPPRGEVPRQSAPAPRPAQPQAPPQPHAAPARPAAAPVASAPVAAAPPPPAAAPQAAPSAFASGGDLWGGFVQAVKAKKPMLGGALEEVYPVRVAQGVLEIGCLQGSFQLTRLQDPEQINELKGLAQGHFGVPTQVKVVALSAPPTDAAPTLSEKKSLEDAERKAHLRREAEEHPLVAAAVEMFDGEIAEVQELPQKEVAKS